Proteins from a genomic interval of Symmachiella macrocystis:
- a CDS encoding vWA domain-containing protein has translation MTQSTLNVRAADPPGTASATKSGPAYSRSKWRLPRGKSARAWIASLAFHFGLMLLLGSVTYVATQEFKAAEIESTFDQPEPRREFETVIQADAIGNDSDMQSQANSAAMAAMSGQNPKTNLDEQLKELDDADFTLPDVIESPAMADLIERVEVSGEFSDMVGGVEGALDRLVAEIRQSLQERKTLVVWLFDASGSLKKRRTAIADRFQSIYSQLGQLHEQDDPPLKTVVAAFGERHTFITDKPVDDIAKMTEAVRDIVMDESGTENVYATVRDAAQKYYKYRTRAGYNVMIVVVTDERGDDEALLDSVIKFNRRYGIRTYTIGNASRFGRELGYVTWTYPDKSTKQFPVHQGPETAMAERLRLSFWGGSNRNMVLSSGHGPYGLTRLSAETGGLFLITDDVAGGAKFDKAVMRNYRPDYVSRAEYDRRVSQNKAKMALVQAAALTKNERDGEINVPRTEFRADSDNILRQQMTESQKPMAKLTYQLDQILSILETGEADREKISEPRWQAGYDLAIGRALAMKVRSLGYNSVLAEMKGQPRKFSDPKNDQWALIPSDQIISGARVKKLAGRARTYLTRIIDEHPNTPWSLLAERELSQPLGWQWVERSVGYAKIEERMRQAGENQPPRDEAAQKKRQQLQRDGPKGL, from the coding sequence GTGACGCAAAGCACGCTAAACGTCCGTGCGGCTGATCCCCCAGGGACGGCTTCCGCTACAAAGAGCGGTCCGGCTTATTCCCGCTCAAAATGGCGTCTTCCCCGCGGCAAAAGCGCCCGCGCTTGGATCGCCAGTCTCGCATTTCATTTTGGACTGATGCTGCTCTTGGGCAGCGTCACTTATGTCGCCACCCAGGAATTCAAAGCGGCCGAAATCGAGAGTACGTTCGATCAACCGGAGCCGCGACGTGAATTTGAAACCGTGATACAGGCCGACGCCATCGGAAATGATTCCGATATGCAGTCTCAAGCCAACTCGGCAGCGATGGCCGCGATGTCGGGGCAGAATCCAAAGACGAATCTGGATGAGCAGCTCAAGGAACTCGATGACGCCGATTTCACCTTACCGGATGTGATTGAAAGTCCCGCGATGGCGGACTTGATTGAGCGGGTTGAGGTCAGTGGTGAATTTTCGGATATGGTCGGCGGTGTCGAAGGAGCACTGGACCGGTTGGTGGCCGAAATCCGGCAGTCGTTGCAAGAGCGCAAGACACTCGTGGTTTGGTTGTTCGATGCCTCCGGTTCGCTCAAAAAACGACGCACAGCGATCGCCGATCGTTTTCAAAGTATCTATTCGCAATTGGGCCAACTGCACGAACAAGACGACCCGCCACTAAAAACAGTCGTCGCTGCGTTCGGCGAAAGACACACCTTCATCACGGACAAACCGGTCGACGACATTGCCAAGATGACTGAGGCTGTACGTGACATCGTGATGGATGAATCGGGGACCGAAAACGTTTACGCCACCGTGCGCGACGCAGCGCAAAAGTACTACAAATATCGCACACGCGCCGGTTACAATGTGATGATCGTCGTGGTCACCGATGAGCGGGGGGATGACGAAGCACTGCTGGACAGTGTGATCAAATTCAATCGCCGGTATGGCATCCGCACCTATACGATCGGTAACGCCTCTAGGTTTGGCCGCGAGCTGGGATATGTCACCTGGACCTACCCCGATAAATCCACCAAACAGTTTCCCGTGCATCAAGGACCGGAAACAGCGATGGCGGAACGGTTGCGGCTCAGTTTTTGGGGAGGATCGAATCGCAACATGGTGCTGTCATCGGGACACGGACCATACGGCCTGACGCGATTGAGCGCCGAAACGGGCGGGTTGTTTTTGATTACCGATGACGTCGCCGGTGGTGCCAAATTCGACAAAGCAGTCATGAGAAACTATCGGCCCGACTACGTATCCCGTGCCGAATACGATCGGCGCGTGTCACAAAACAAGGCCAAAATGGCATTGGTGCAAGCCGCCGCCCTAACGAAAAACGAACGTGATGGCGAGATCAACGTCCCCCGAACTGAGTTCCGCGCCGACAGCGACAACATCCTGCGGCAACAGATGACTGAATCCCAAAAACCGATGGCCAAACTGACCTATCAGTTGGATCAGATTTTGAGCATCTTGGAAACCGGCGAAGCGGATCGCGAGAAGATTAGCGAGCCGCGTTGGCAGGCCGGTTATGATTTGGCGATTGGCCGCGCGTTGGCCATGAAGGTCCGCAGCTTAGGTTACAACTCCGTGCTGGCCGAAATGAAGGGCCAGCCGCGTAAATTCTCCGACCCCAAGAACGATCAATGGGCGCTCATTCCCTCCGACCAAATCATCTCCGGCGCCCGCGTGAAAAAACTAGCGGGTCGTGCGCGCACCTATCTGACACGCATTATTGACGAACATCCCAATACCCCTTGGAGCCTGTTGGCCGAACGCGAACTTTCGCAGCCACTTGGTTGGCAATGGGTTGAGCGCAGTGTGGGCTATGCCAAGATCGAAGAACGCATGCGTCAAGCAGGCGAAAACCAACCGCCGCGCGATGAAGCGGCACAGAAGAAGCGCCAACAACTTCAACGCGATGGACCGAAAGGGCTGTGA
- a CDS encoding cation diffusion facilitator family transporter: MPTIKINNNVDPHREFPDPVGLPETVDLARATRTSRLVGVSTIGVVVRLMIIGIELAGFWVWGYSVLLVDAVASLADVVASVAIIIAIKIAERPPDEDHPFGHGRFEPLAGMQMGILICMLGGGVIGQQFFAVFTEAPAGNVNVWVAAIPLAAAVIFELICRMILRIGRREHSTALISEAYHYRVDGITSLLAAVGLLVASAIPQFSNLVDHIGAMLLAAIMLGLGATAVWQNVHQLLDRVPDSEWFRRVRTSAEKVEGVLDVEKVRMQCAGPDAHVDIDIEVDPRQTVSEAHVITQHVRAQIQTDWPAVRDVVVHVEPYFDGDH, encoded by the coding sequence GTGCCAACAATTAAAATCAACAACAATGTCGATCCGCATCGTGAATTCCCCGATCCGGTGGGGCTGCCTGAAACCGTGGACCTTGCGCGTGCGACCCGCACGTCGCGTCTAGTGGGGGTTTCCACGATTGGCGTGGTCGTTCGGTTGATGATTATCGGCATTGAGTTGGCCGGGTTTTGGGTGTGGGGCTATTCGGTCTTGCTGGTCGATGCGGTCGCGTCGCTGGCGGACGTGGTGGCGAGTGTCGCCATTATCATTGCCATTAAAATTGCCGAGCGACCTCCCGATGAGGATCATCCCTTCGGTCACGGTCGCTTTGAACCGCTGGCTGGTATGCAAATGGGGATTCTCATTTGCATGTTGGGGGGCGGAGTGATCGGCCAGCAATTCTTTGCCGTCTTCACCGAAGCCCCCGCGGGCAACGTGAATGTCTGGGTGGCTGCAATTCCGTTAGCGGCTGCTGTGATCTTCGAATTGATTTGCCGCATGATTTTGCGGATCGGGCGACGCGAGCACAGTACCGCACTCATCTCCGAGGCGTACCATTATCGCGTCGACGGCATCACCAGTTTATTGGCCGCCGTGGGATTGCTGGTGGCCAGCGCGATTCCGCAGTTCAGCAATTTGGTCGACCATATCGGAGCCATGCTACTCGCGGCGATCATGCTGGGCTTGGGAGCGACCGCCGTTTGGCAAAACGTGCATCAACTGCTCGACCGCGTCCCTGACTCGGAATGGTTTCGACGCGTACGGACTTCGGCGGAGAAGGTCGAAGGGGTGTTGGACGTCGAAAAAGTGCGGATGCAATGTGCCGGTCCAGATGCCCATGTTGATATCGACATCGAAGTCGATCCGCGTCAAACCGTCAGTGAGGCGCATGTCATCACGCAACACGTCCGCGCCCAAATTCAAACCGACTGGCCCGCTGTCCGCGATGTGGTCGTCCACGTCGAACCCTATTTCGACGGCGACCACTAA
- a CDS encoding vWA domain-containing protein, with protein MRQKREASALITSLAVHLFILAALFMVQYAVVQKIEEIDIQTVFEEQERQQPEFNSTLDAETEISNSLAAIAGGVATDAIGGNEVNNNARKSIEDTTKPKDTDFQANIPAPLPGFEEMGDQLEDGGEVNGETGAAVSGYPVAMSRMTDELRRLMREGKGLLVVWLFDESDSMQNDQKMIRDEFHKIYEELRIVEEQGKRAAKNQDAPILTAMHSFGKGITDLTKKPTSNENVIKAAINNIKVDKSGEENMSGAISYVIDKYSTIANRGNRRLILVIVSDESGDDGEAFDLTLVKAKKARAPCYILGRESIFGYPYARVRWKDSQFGLTHWLQIRRGPETAYPESLQYDGLHGRWDAQSAGFGPYEQVRLAKESGGIFFILPSEEENLVTTQHGEERKFRFEAIREYAPDLVSRNEYAQDRNESEFRRTIWDVIVKLNPHRDKDLYIREHWYQGDEEGFREEAKIYFGRALRAMGMLNEANKTLDSIKDLRDTETSQRWKANYDLAAAQVLAYRVRLFQYLLAMDQHAKNYPEPKNPKSNRWNLRRTKQMLPPDEEQVKITKVDMNELNNQLALATNRFRQVIFKHRGTPWAYRAKYEMDQGFGMEFFETFRDPRYDEVTVELPKQ; from the coding sequence ATGCGTCAAAAACGAGAAGCGTCAGCTTTGATCACCTCCTTGGCGGTGCATCTTTTCATTTTGGCTGCACTCTTTATGGTGCAGTATGCGGTGGTCCAAAAGATCGAAGAGATCGACATTCAAACGGTGTTTGAAGAACAGGAGCGTCAGCAGCCAGAGTTCAACAGCACCTTAGATGCGGAGACCGAAATCTCCAACTCTCTGGCCGCCATAGCCGGCGGCGTGGCGACCGACGCTATCGGCGGTAACGAAGTCAATAATAACGCGAGAAAGTCGATCGAGGATACCACTAAGCCTAAGGACACCGATTTCCAGGCGAATATTCCGGCACCGCTTCCAGGCTTTGAGGAGATGGGCGACCAATTGGAGGACGGAGGAGAAGTGAACGGCGAGACCGGCGCTGCCGTCTCAGGCTATCCCGTGGCGATGAGCCGTATGACAGATGAGCTGCGACGACTGATGCGTGAAGGGAAGGGGCTGCTGGTCGTCTGGCTGTTTGACGAGTCCGACAGCATGCAGAATGACCAAAAGATGATTCGTGACGAATTCCATAAGATCTATGAAGAGCTGCGGATCGTCGAAGAGCAGGGCAAGCGCGCTGCCAAAAATCAGGACGCACCAATTCTGACAGCCATGCATAGTTTTGGCAAAGGAATCACAGACCTGACCAAAAAGCCAACCTCCAATGAAAACGTGATCAAAGCGGCGATCAACAATATCAAAGTGGACAAAAGTGGCGAAGAAAATATGAGCGGCGCCATCTCATACGTCATCGACAAGTATTCGACTATCGCCAATCGCGGCAATCGGCGATTGATCCTCGTCATTGTTTCGGATGAATCGGGAGATGACGGGGAAGCCTTTGACCTGACGCTGGTCAAGGCTAAAAAGGCCCGTGCCCCTTGCTACATTCTTGGCCGCGAATCGATCTTCGGGTATCCCTATGCCCGAGTGCGTTGGAAGGACTCGCAATTTGGGCTGACGCATTGGCTGCAGATTCGCCGCGGCCCCGAAACCGCTTATCCCGAATCGTTGCAATATGATGGTTTGCACGGACGCTGGGACGCGCAATCCGCCGGCTTTGGCCCCTACGAGCAGGTCCGGCTGGCCAAGGAATCGGGTGGAATCTTTTTCATCCTCCCCAGCGAAGAGGAAAATCTTGTTACGACCCAACATGGGGAGGAGCGGAAATTCCGTTTTGAGGCGATAAGAGAATATGCACCGGATCTGGTGTCCAGGAACGAGTATGCGCAGGATCGCAATGAAAGCGAATTTCGACGCACGATTTGGGATGTGATCGTCAAACTCAATCCACATCGTGACAAAGACTTGTACATTCGCGAACATTGGTATCAGGGCGACGAAGAAGGTTTCCGCGAAGAAGCGAAAATCTATTTCGGCCGCGCACTCCGCGCCATGGGCATGCTCAACGAAGCAAACAAAACGTTAGACAGCATTAAAGATCTGCGTGACACGGAGACCTCGCAGCGCTGGAAGGCCAATTACGACCTAGCTGCGGCGCAGGTCCTGGCCTATCGCGTGCGGCTGTTTCAATACTTGCTGGCAATGGACCAACACGCCAAGAACTACCCCGAACCGAAGAACCCTAAGAGCAATCGCTGGAACCTCCGTCGCACCAAGCAAATGCTGCCCCCGGATGAAGAGCAGGTAAAGATCACAAAGGTCGACATGAATGAGTTGAATAATCAGTTGGCACTGGCCACGAACCGTTTTCGGCAAGTCATATTCAAACATCGCGGCACCCCCTGGGCCTACCGGGCCAAATACGAAATGGACCAAGGCTTCGGCATGGAGTTCTTTGAAACGTTCCGCGACCCGCGTTACGATGAAGTCACAGTCGAATTGCCAAAACAATAA
- a CDS encoding DUF1573 domain-containing protein, with protein MTVRYSRAKMKLALATALIPLVCSIAAHASAPLARPFAVNPSPASLAFTQYLVDKGLVDPTAEENARYGFVNRGNTPVIMTKISVSCGCLKPEVIVGDQRFRPNDKDELLLPIPPGEQGMILLRVLMANQEPGNHEYTVTVETRPARSKESQSTDLAFQLRVPDRGVTVRPASMVLYHNGGRIEEQSITVTDMRPDHFRVEGVSCDSDLVQLRLEDAVADENGFRRIPVKLAVSDQVPSGKHVTVVRIFTDDPEYPELRVPLWIYGPQQPNAQISTGDAPTKH; from the coding sequence ATGACGGTACGCTATTCTCGCGCGAAAATGAAACTGGCATTGGCCACGGCTTTGATTCCGCTGGTCTGTTCAATCGCCGCCCATGCCTCCGCACCTTTGGCGCGACCCTTCGCGGTCAATCCCTCCCCGGCATCGCTGGCATTTACGCAATATCTGGTCGACAAAGGACTGGTCGATCCCACGGCAGAGGAAAATGCAAGATACGGTTTCGTGAATCGCGGGAACACACCCGTGATCATGACCAAAATCTCCGTCAGTTGTGGATGTTTGAAACCGGAAGTGATCGTCGGCGATCAGCGTTTTCGCCCCAATGATAAAGACGAACTGCTGCTCCCGATTCCCCCCGGCGAACAAGGCATGATCCTGCTGCGTGTGCTGATGGCCAACCAAGAACCGGGTAACCATGAGTACACCGTCACCGTCGAAACCCGCCCCGCGCGTTCCAAGGAATCACAAAGCACGGATTTGGCATTTCAACTCCGCGTCCCGGACCGCGGCGTGACCGTGCGACCGGCCAGCATGGTTTTATATCACAACGGCGGCCGAATTGAGGAGCAATCCATTACCGTAACCGACATGCGTCCCGATCACTTTCGGGTTGAGGGTGTCAGTTGTGACTCCGACCTCGTCCAATTGCGCCTCGAAGATGCTGTCGCTGATGAAAACGGTTTCCGCCGGATTCCCGTCAAACTGGCAGTCAGCGATCAAGTCCCGTCCGGCAAACATGTGACGGTGGTGCGAATCTTCACTGACGATCCAGAATATCCGGAGCTACGCGTGCCGCTGTGGATCTATGGACCCCAGCAACCGAACGCACAAATCTCCACCGGCGATGCGCCGACAAAGCACTAA
- a CDS encoding DNA-directed RNA polymerase subunit alpha, with product MRIRWRGLELPSKVCPELDVASPTYGKFVAEPFERGFGVTIGNSLRRILLSSLEGAALTKVKIQGVQHEFTTIPGVVEDVTDVVLNLKSLVLKNHSGDTKTLRIERHERGVVTGADIITDETVDVISKDMVIATMTDDVPLVMELTAQTGRGYVSASEQYEMETEVGVIPLDALYSPVVRVRYKIEDTRVGQKTNYDKLILEIWTDGTVTPEMALVEAAKILRKHLNPFVTYREPGPELPPDASLKQMMEATGYAPVDTELEEKLNQSLAELNLSVRATNCLESEGINTVRDLVSRTEDQLLQVRNFGETTLTEVRERLDAINLRLGMRVPQGAPGMPAGM from the coding sequence ATGCGAATTCGTTGGCGTGGTTTGGAGCTTCCGAGCAAGGTCTGTCCCGAATTGGACGTGGCCAGCCCGACTTACGGCAAGTTTGTCGCCGAACCGTTTGAGCGTGGTTTCGGTGTTACGATTGGCAACAGCCTGCGGCGGATTTTACTATCCAGCCTCGAAGGCGCTGCCTTGACAAAAGTCAAAATCCAAGGTGTGCAGCACGAGTTCACCACAATCCCCGGCGTTGTCGAGGATGTGACCGACGTGGTGTTGAACCTCAAGTCACTCGTCCTCAAGAATCACTCCGGGGACACAAAAACACTCCGCATCGAGCGTCATGAGCGCGGTGTGGTGACCGGTGCCGATATCATCACCGATGAAACGGTTGATGTCATCAGCAAGGATATGGTGATCGCCACCATGACCGATGACGTGCCGTTGGTGATGGAACTGACAGCACAAACCGGTCGTGGATACGTTTCGGCCAGCGAACAGTATGAGATGGAAACCGAAGTCGGTGTCATTCCGCTCGATGCTCTGTATTCGCCGGTTGTGCGGGTGCGTTACAAAATCGAAGATACACGCGTCGGTCAAAAGACCAACTACGACAAACTGATCTTGGAGATCTGGACCGATGGCACGGTCACACCGGAAATGGCGTTGGTCGAAGCGGCCAAGATTCTCCGCAAACACCTCAACCCGTTTGTGACTTATCGCGAACCGGGTCCCGAGTTGCCGCCGGACGCCAGTTTGAAACAAATGATGGAAGCCACCGGTTACGCTCCAGTCGATACAGAACTGGAAGAAAAGCTGAACCAGTCGTTGGCCGAATTGAACCTCTCGGTTCGTGCGACCAACTGTCTGGAATCCGAAGGAATCAATACCGTGCGGGATTTGGTGTCTCGCACGGAAGACCAATTGTTGCAAGTCCGCAATTTCGGCGAAACCACTTTGACCGAAGTTCGTGAACGGCTGGACGCCATCAACTTGCGATTGGGGATGCGTGTGCCGCAAGGCGCGCCCGGCATGCCCGCTGGTATGTAA
- a CDS encoding putative metallopeptidase yields MANRGFDFSWAMEQLCRDIVGRLDEFSHVRMDQVAVTFAQARRRVPYGLQAKLTPMRFEGGSLTTSRYGREWTVQRLYDHSGENEYLYILTFYLPRFLDHDFREKMITIVHELHHISPHFDGDIRRHSGRYHVHSHSQKEYDAMCARLVDQYLKQKPPAAQHKFLKTDFRKLAKQHGGVVGIRLPVPKLIPLRESA; encoded by the coding sequence ATGGCCAACCGCGGATTTGATTTTAGCTGGGCAATGGAACAACTCTGCCGCGACATCGTCGGCAGGCTCGATGAATTCTCGCATGTGCGGATGGACCAAGTAGCCGTCACCTTCGCACAAGCCCGCCGCCGCGTCCCTTATGGACTGCAGGCCAAACTGACCCCCATGCGCTTCGAAGGGGGATCGCTGACGACCTCCCGCTATGGCCGGGAATGGACGGTCCAACGGCTGTACGATCACAGCGGCGAAAATGAGTACCTCTACATACTCACGTTCTACCTGCCGCGGTTTTTAGATCATGACTTTCGTGAAAAGATGATCACGATCGTCCATGAATTGCACCACATCAGCCCCCATTTCGACGGAGACATCCGCCGACATTCCGGCCGGTACCACGTGCATTCGCACAGCCAAAAAGAATACGACGCAATGTGCGCCCGCTTGGTGGATCAATACTTAAAGCAAAAGCCGCCAGCCGCGCAGCATAAGTTCCTCAAAACCGACTTTCGCAAACTCGCCAAACAACACGGCGGAGTCGTCGGCATCCGCCTGCCCGTGCCCAAGCTGATTCCGTTGCGGGAATCGGCGTGA
- a CDS encoding ATP-grasp domain-containing protein produces MLGKLEQHNIQVPMPTTWVIGLDDEIPNDLTFPLFVRTPKSSWKRGGQQSKVADLKELKDEAQLLRRSFGWDKPIIARQWLDIAVAGHWMYGDVPQEIRTWIIDGEPVAWSFHYLDAVAEPNGFPPTTRDLRQLKAMAASIAGPFRSRLIAADFVRDVRGEWCFIEAGPGAVAGTAHEKVFKYVARRLIGEMPAAPKSIVGGAF; encoded by the coding sequence GTGCTCGGAAAACTTGAACAACATAACATTCAAGTCCCGATGCCAACGACCTGGGTGATTGGTCTTGATGATGAAATACCCAACGATCTGACATTTCCACTTTTTGTACGAACGCCAAAGTCATCGTGGAAGCGCGGCGGTCAGCAGTCAAAGGTGGCGGACCTCAAGGAATTGAAAGACGAAGCTCAACTCCTCAGGCGGAGTTTTGGCTGGGACAAGCCGATCATTGCCCGTCAATGGCTGGATATCGCCGTTGCCGGTCATTGGATGTACGGCGATGTACCACAAGAAATCCGCACATGGATTATTGACGGTGAACCGGTAGCGTGGAGTTTTCACTATCTGGATGCCGTCGCAGAGCCCAACGGATTTCCACCAACAACACGAGATTTGCGTCAATTAAAAGCAATGGCTGCTTCAATCGCTGGTCCTTTTCGATCTCGATTGATTGCCGCAGATTTCGTGCGCGACGTTCGAGGTGAGTGGTGCTTCATAGAAGCCGGACCGGGCGCCGTCGCAGGAACAGCACACGAGAAAGTCTTCAAATATGTTGCACGAAGACTAATAGGCGAGATGCCGGCAGCGCCAAAGTCAATCGTTGGCGGCGCATTTTAA
- a CDS encoding bile acid:sodium symporter family protein — protein sequence MKQFFIKKWFLVGLAVTITSGILYGWQRPQGIESLTEFVHPRWLTGFVLFLMSITLDSRQLRASFRAPAPVLLAVGLNYLVVPTAAWALMSIQLSEDFRFGLMIAGSVPCTMAAASVWTRKARGNDAVSLLVTMSTNAICFIVTPLWLNMAIPTGAAHLDAWEMVRRLVETVLIPCSVGQLLRQRGVVADFATRAKTVLGVVAQSFVLVLVLFAALKSGRNLAVTNAHVSLLAVAVVWASCVGIHTTVLFAGRYFSGKLGITEADGKAVAISGSQKTLPIGVYIATDPAMFGAFPFAVFPMLMYHASQLFVDTAVADRWAAEADVTESIVATEK from the coding sequence ATGAAACAATTCTTCATCAAAAAATGGTTCCTGGTCGGGCTGGCGGTGACAATCACCAGCGGGATTCTGTACGGCTGGCAGCGTCCGCAGGGGATTGAGAGTCTCACCGAATTTGTGCATCCGCGATGGCTGACCGGGTTTGTGTTGTTTTTGATGTCGATCACACTCGACAGCCGACAGCTACGTGCCTCGTTTCGTGCGCCCGCGCCGGTGCTGTTGGCTGTGGGGCTGAACTACCTGGTTGTACCGACCGCCGCTTGGGCGCTGATGTCGATACAACTCTCCGAGGATTTTCGTTTTGGTCTGATGATCGCCGGGAGCGTACCCTGTACGATGGCGGCCGCTTCGGTCTGGACGCGCAAGGCCCGGGGAAACGACGCCGTGTCGTTGTTGGTCACCATGTCGACCAATGCCATCTGCTTTATCGTCACGCCACTGTGGCTCAACATGGCGATCCCTACCGGCGCCGCCCATTTGGATGCTTGGGAGATGGTCCGCCGGTTAGTCGAAACGGTGCTGATCCCCTGCTCTGTTGGACAGCTGCTTCGCCAACGGGGAGTCGTCGCAGACTTTGCGACCCGCGCAAAGACGGTGCTGGGTGTTGTTGCCCAGTCTTTTGTCTTGGTGCTCGTGCTGTTTGCGGCGCTGAAGTCAGGCCGGAATTTAGCCGTAACCAATGCTCACGTGAGTCTGTTGGCCGTGGCTGTGGTCTGGGCCAGCTGCGTTGGAATTCACACAACAGTGCTGTTTGCGGGCCGGTATTTCTCCGGGAAGCTGGGCATTACGGAGGCGGATGGTAAAGCGGTGGCGATTTCGGGCAGCCAAAAGACCTTGCCGATTGGAGTCTACATCGCGACCGACCCGGCAATGTTCGGGGCATTCCCGTTTGCCGTGTTTCCGATGCTGATGTATCACGCGTCGCAATTGTTTGTCGACACGGCAGTGGCCGACCGTTGGGCCGCGGAGGCCGACGTGACCGAATCTATAGTTGCCACGGAGAAGTGA
- the rpsK gene encoding 30S ribosomal protein S11: protein MAKSKRRKVRRNVTRAVAHIKATFNNTTVTVTDVNGDVLCWATAGTSGFKGSRKSTPFAAQRAAETCAERAAKFGVKEIEVRVKGPGSGRESAITGLQSSGLTIKAIEDVTPLPHNGCRPPKRRRV from the coding sequence GTGGCCAAGTCGAAACGACGCAAGGTGCGACGCAACGTCACGCGCGCTGTCGCACACATTAAGGCGACTTTCAATAACACCACGGTGACCGTGACCGACGTCAACGGCGACGTGCTTTGCTGGGCAACCGCAGGCACGAGCGGTTTCAAAGGGAGTCGGAAAAGCACCCCCTTTGCAGCGCAGCGGGCTGCGGAAACCTGTGCCGAGCGTGCCGCCAAGTTTGGCGTGAAGGAAATCGAAGTCCGCGTTAAAGGTCCCGGGTCAGGCCGAGAAAGTGCGATCACCGGTTTGCAGTCGTCCGGTTTGACGATCAAAGCCATTGAAGACGTGACCCCGTTGCCCCACAACGGCTGCCGTCCTCCCAAACGCCGCCGCGTTTGA